The following proteins are encoded in a genomic region of Oreochromis aureus strain Israel breed Guangdong linkage group 8, ZZ_aureus, whole genome shotgun sequence:
- the nog2 gene encoding noggin-2: MGFSQTLFVYALVCVHLGVSQHYLRLRPSPSDHLPVPDLKEDPDPEYDPREQDLVERTLRKRLGSNFDPNFMSISPPMLVNFSAPDNQVKPQGPMPNDIKKLDLTETPYGKKVKVGKKARRKFLQWLWTYTHCPVVYTWKDLGVRFWPRYIKEGNCFSERSCSFPEGMSCKPVKSIAKIFLRWYCQGFLKQKYCTWIQVQYPIISECKCSC; the protein is encoded by the coding sequence ATGGGCTTCTCTCAAACGCTGTTCGTTTACGCGCTGGTTTGCGTTCACCTCGGAGTTTCCCAGCATTACCTTCGCCTCCGCCCTTCGCCCAGCGATCACCTCCCAGTGCCCGACCTGAAGGAGGACCCGGACCCGGAGTACGACCCCCGGGAGCAGGACTTGGTCGAGAGGACTCTGAGGAAAAGACTCGGCAGTAACTTTGACCCCAACTTCATGTCCATCAGCCCCCCCATGCTGGTGAACTTCTCCGCGCCAGATAACCAGGTGAAGCCGCAGGGGCCTATGCCCAACGATATTAAAAAGCTGGACCTCACAGAGACTCCCTATGGAAAGAAGGTAAAAGTAGGCAAGAAAGCCCGTAGGAAATTCCTGCAGTGGCTGTGGACCTATACGCACTGCCCGGTGGTGTACACCTGGAAAGATTTGGGTGTGAGGTTCTGGCCACGTTACATCAAAGAGGGAAACTGTTTCTCTGAGCGCTCGTGCTCCTTCCCCGAGGGGATGTCTTGCAAACCCGTCAAGTCAATCGCCAAGATTTTCCTCCGGTGGTATTGTCAAggctttctaaaacagaaatactgtacgTGGATACAGGTGCAATACCCAATCATCTCAGAGTGCAAGTGTTCGTGCTGA